From Candidatus Dormiibacterota bacterium, a single genomic window includes:
- a CDS encoding TrkA family potassium uptake protein, with product MFILVVGGGKVGSYLTRALIGAGHEVVVIEKNERKARMLERLIDRQVAVVGDGCDPIVLEGAGLERADVVVADTGDDEDNLVVALITKKRSKARCIARVNNPRNRQIFESLDPKDPVTVISSTEIILDVLQDYVNAAGNAPAVETLHLFGKGDLRLVKVSVPPHSPLAGKPLSEVQFPHGSVVVAINRAERDFEIPTGDTVLRPGDEIIAIVKSGAAERMFELFGAP from the coding sequence TTGGTGCCGGCCACGAGGTCGTCGTCATCGAGAAGAACGAGCGCAAGGCGAGGATGCTCGAGCGTCTCATCGATCGGCAGGTCGCCGTCGTCGGAGACGGGTGCGACCCAATCGTGCTCGAAGGCGCCGGCCTCGAGCGCGCGGACGTCGTGGTCGCCGATACGGGCGACGACGAAGACAATCTCGTCGTCGCGCTCATCACGAAGAAGCGATCGAAGGCGCGCTGCATCGCCCGGGTTAACAATCCGCGCAACCGCCAGATATTCGAGTCCCTCGATCCTAAGGATCCCGTCACCGTCATTTCGTCGACGGAGATCATCCTCGACGTGCTGCAAGATTACGTCAACGCTGCAGGTAACGCGCCGGCCGTCGAGACGCTACATCTGTTCGGCAAGGGCGATCTGCGACTCGTCAAGGTCAGCGTTCCACCGCATTCGCCGCTCGCGGGGAAGCCACTCTCCGAGGTGCAGTTTCCACACGGTTCCGTCGTCGTTGCCATCAACCGCGCCGAGCGAGACTTCGAGATTCCGACCGGCGACACGGTGCTGCGGCCCGGAGACGAGATCATCGCGATCGTGAAGAGCGGCGCGGCCGAGCGAATGTTCGAGCTGTTCGGCGCGCC